From Gammaproteobacteria bacterium CG11_big_fil_rev_8_21_14_0_20_46_22, one genomic window encodes:
- a CDS encoding ferric iron uptake transcriptional regulator gives MPESDLRERGLKSTLPRMKILAILESAGAKHLSADDIHARLLEGGEDIALATIYRVLTQFETAGLVVKHNFEEGYAVYELDDGQHHDHLICTDCQHVQEFVDDVIESRQEALADRYGFKITHHQLYLYGQCQRKNCPYRQSLKPHTRRD, from the coding sequence ATGCCAGAGTCAGATTTACGCGAGCGCGGGTTAAAAAGCACGCTGCCGCGCATGAAAATTTTAGCCATTCTTGAGTCTGCGGGTGCTAAGCATCTAAGTGCTGATGATATTCATGCCCGTCTTTTGGAGGGCGGTGAAGATATCGCCCTGGCCACGATATACCGTGTGCTCACGCAGTTTGAAACGGCAGGTTTGGTGGTTAAGCATAACTTTGAAGAAGGCTATGCGGTTTATGAGTTGGATGATGGCCAGCACCATGATCATTTGATCTGCACAGATTGCCAGCATGTCCAAGAGTTCGTAGATGACGTTATTGAGTCACGGCAAGAAGCCTTGGCTGATCGTTATGGGTTTAAAATCACACATCATCAGTTGTATTTGTATGGACAATGTCAGCGAAAAAACTGCCCTTATCGCCAGTCGCTTAAGCCACATACGCGAAGAGATTAA
- a CDS encoding carboxymethylenebutenolidase has protein sequence MYARKRLMQTRTIPYQDGDQTCQGYFAFDETRGDNQPTILVFHAFEGLDDFTKSYAADLVNAGFAVFCVDMYGDGQVSKDFDTCVGYFKTFFGDRLLTQQRALAGLEAARAQAEVDADKIAAMGFCFGGMCALDLARAGADIQGVAALHSLLAAPKGIKLGRFKAKALILHGFEDPQVPPDQLHVIADELNAQAVDWRFVFFSHTKHAYTDPEAAKLGPAEMGREYNADSARRAFRYACDFFNETL, from the coding sequence ATGTACGCAAGGAAACGGCTCATGCAAACCCGCACCATCCCCTATCAAGACGGCGATCAAACTTGCCAAGGGTATTTCGCTTTTGATGAAACCCGCGGCGACAATCAGCCGACGATTTTAGTGTTTCATGCGTTTGAAGGTTTGGACGATTTCACCAAAAGTTATGCGGCCGATTTAGTGAACGCAGGTTTTGCGGTGTTTTGTGTGGATATGTATGGCGATGGACAAGTCTCCAAAGATTTTGATACCTGTGTCGGCTATTTTAAAACTTTTTTCGGTGATCGTCTGCTCACACAGCAGCGCGCCTTAGCCGGGCTTGAAGCGGCGCGTGCGCAAGCCGAAGTCGATGCCGATAAAATCGCCGCCATGGGTTTTTGCTTTGGCGGTATGTGTGCCTTGGATTTGGCACGTGCTGGCGCAGATATTCAAGGTGTTGCTGCCTTGCACAGTTTATTGGCAGCACCTAAGGGTATCAAGCTTGGCCGGTTCAAAGCCAAGGCCTTAATTTTGCACGGTTTTGAAGACCCGCAAGTTCCGCCCGATCAATTGCATGTGATCGCCGATGAATTGAATGCGCAAGCTGTCGATTGGCGGTTTGTGTTTTTCAGTCATACCAAGCACGCCTACACGGACCCAGAAGCGGCCAAGTTAGGCCCTGCCGAAATGGGCCGTGAGTATAATGCCGATTCAGCGCGCCGTGCGTTTCGCTATGCTTGCGATTTTTTTAACGAGACATTGTGA
- a CDS encoding YggS family pyridoxal phosphate-dependent enzyme, with amino-acid sequence MDNVSEKTALIASRLSHIREEIKALSPSARLIAVSKYQPLDRLLAAIDAGQYVFGENHVQEAVEKIKALSSVDCLEWHFIGTVQSNKTRVIAEHFDWVQSLCDLKHAQRLNEARQGKLLNVLIQVNIDREPTKSGVLEEKLEGFAKALLAYPNLRFRGLMCIPRPGSDAFSRMKTLFEHMNASGFSLDTLSMGMSQDYADALRAGSTMVRVGTAIFGNR; translated from the coding sequence ATGGACAATGTCAGCGAAAAAACTGCCCTTATCGCCAGTCGCTTAAGCCACATACGCGAAGAGATTAAAGCGCTTTCGCCCTCGGCGCGTTTGATAGCGGTTTCCAAATATCAGCCACTTGACAGGCTTTTGGCCGCAATTGATGCGGGCCAATATGTATTTGGCGAAAATCATGTGCAAGAGGCCGTCGAAAAGATCAAGGCACTTTCTAGTGTTGATTGTCTCGAATGGCACTTTATCGGCACTGTTCAATCGAATAAAACACGGGTAATCGCCGAGCATTTTGATTGGGTGCAAAGCCTGTGTGATCTCAAGCATGCCCAGCGTTTAAATGAAGCCCGCCAGGGTAAGCTGCTCAATGTGTTGATCCAAGTGAATATCGATCGTGAGCCGACGAAATCCGGCGTGCTTGAAGAAAAGCTAGAAGGCTTTGCTAAAGCACTGTTGGCTTACCCCAATCTTCGTTTTCGCGGTTTGATGTGTATTCCAAGGCCGGGTAGTGATGCTTTTTCGCGCATGAAAACTCTGTTTGAGCACATGAATGCTTCAGGTTTTTCGCTTGACACGCTGAGCATGGGGATGTCGCAAGACTATGCTGATGCGCTTAGAGCCGGTAGTACAATGGTGCGCGTGGGCACAGCGATTTTCGGCAATCGTTAG
- a CDS encoding nucleotide exchange factor GrpE — translation MKNDKHTHDHEDLTEEEINAQDDQIGEALDEAEDTLEETQGEEAKLRDQLIRLHAQMENIKMRAKRDVESAHKFASEKLLKELLPILDSLEHALAVSQDAHESVSAMIEGLELTHKMLLGTLEKFGVKVLNPVGEMFDPNQHEAMTMVPSPEHQPNTVIDVVQKGYSLHDRVVRPARVVVSKSA, via the coding sequence ATGAAAAACGATAAACACACTCATGATCATGAAGACCTCACGGAAGAAGAGATAAATGCGCAAGACGACCAAATTGGTGAAGCGCTAGATGAGGCAGAAGATACGCTCGAAGAAACCCAGGGTGAAGAAGCCAAGCTTCGCGATCAGTTGATTCGCCTGCACGCCCAGATGGAAAACATTAAAATGCGCGCCAAACGCGATGTGGAGTCTGCGCATAAGTTTGCCAGTGAAAAACTACTCAAAGAACTGTTACCTATTTTGGATAGCTTGGAGCATGCTTTGGCCGTCAGCCAAGACGCACATGAAAGTGTTTCGGCCATGATCGAGGGTTTGGAGCTAACACACAAAATGCTACTCGGCACGCTGGAAAAATTCGGTGTAAAAGTATTAAACCCTGTGGGTGAAATGTTTGACCCCAATCAGCATGAAGCCATGACCATGGTGCCCAGCCCAGAGCACCAGCCCAACACCGTGATTGATGTGGTCCAAAAAGGCTACAGCTTGCATGATCGTGTGGTGCGTCCAGCCCGCGTGGTGGTGTCAAAGTCTGCTTGA
- a CDS encoding DNA repair protein RecN — MLTHLQLKHIAITDHLDLDVSQGLTVITGETGAGKSIIINALKLLAGERAPSGLVKHGHDKGSVCAEFDLRDLDQAKTWLQAHDFYEDEQCQLRRVLSEDGRSKAYINGHACTLNDLKALSKFLISVHGQHEGQQLLNEKHQQHLLDAYGQSLELLKQTQQTFSHWQALKKQRDELLAKSKAGAQQLEFLRFQFDELKDLNLEPEYIQSIDEEQKGLSNADELLSEGQAAFSILRDDDGACDQLSAALQHINKLALPQKNEWADSLNQALIQAEEVARDIEHAIERFDNDPARLADIEETLSKLHELSRKHRTTPDQLLALRESIETSISEIDHSDEHLNALEADIQKAEKTYLDHAKKLSQAREKSAKTLSQKISDFIKQLGMPKAEFIVQLIEQDTPSAQGLERVRFDAHLNPGQKPDALSKIASGGELSRISLAIHVATAECEKTPTLIFDEVDTGISGHVANVVGQLLATLSQNAQILCITHLAAVAAKGQHHLYVEKNSTDNTTHSHIRALSREERVAELAFMTSGKSDDQTARALAEKLLA, encoded by the coding sequence ATGCTCACGCACTTACAACTCAAACACATTGCCATTACCGACCACCTAGATCTTGATGTCTCTCAGGGCCTAACCGTCATCACCGGCGAAACCGGTGCGGGTAAATCCATCATCATTAACGCCTTGAAATTACTCGCCGGTGAGCGAGCACCATCAGGACTCGTAAAACACGGGCACGACAAGGGCAGTGTGTGCGCTGAATTTGATTTGCGTGATCTTGATCAAGCGAAAACCTGGCTGCAAGCACACGACTTTTACGAAGATGAACAATGCCAACTACGACGCGTGCTCTCAGAAGACGGGCGATCCAAAGCGTATATTAACGGTCATGCCTGCACCTTGAATGATTTAAAAGCCCTGAGTAAATTTTTAATCAGCGTGCACGGCCAACATGAAGGTCAACAACTTTTAAACGAAAAGCACCAGCAGCATTTGCTCGATGCCTACGGGCAATCACTCGAATTACTCAAACAAACACAGCAAACGTTCTCGCATTGGCAGGCCTTAAAAAAACAGCGTGATGAATTATTGGCAAAATCCAAAGCCGGCGCACAGCAGCTAGAATTTTTACGTTTTCAATTTGACGAGCTTAAAGACCTGAATTTAGAACCCGAATACATTCAGTCAATCGACGAAGAACAAAAAGGCTTATCAAATGCCGATGAGCTGTTAAGCGAAGGGCAAGCCGCTTTTTCCATTTTGCGAGACGATGATGGTGCCTGCGACCAACTTAGCGCCGCTTTACAACACATCAACAAACTCGCTTTGCCCCAAAAAAATGAATGGGCTGACAGCCTTAATCAAGCGTTGATCCAAGCTGAAGAAGTGGCACGTGATATCGAACACGCGATCGAGCGCTTTGACAACGACCCCGCACGATTAGCCGACATCGAAGAAACCTTAAGCAAGCTTCACGAACTTTCACGCAAGCACCGTACCACACCCGATCAACTGCTGGCTTTGCGTGAATCCATCGAGACTTCGATCAGTGAAATTGACCACAGCGACGAACATCTAAATGCGCTCGAAGCTGACATCCAAAAAGCCGAAAAAACCTATTTAGACCACGCGAAAAAACTCAGCCAGGCACGAGAAAAATCAGCAAAAACTCTGAGTCAAAAAATTTCTGATTTCATCAAGCAACTTGGTATGCCTAAAGCCGAGTTTATTGTGCAATTGATCGAGCAAGACACACCTTCTGCTCAAGGACTTGAAAGAGTGCGTTTTGATGCCCATTTAAACCCTGGCCAAAAACCCGATGCACTCAGCAAAATCGCCTCTGGCGGTGAGCTATCGCGTATTAGCCTTGCCATTCATGTTGCCACCGCTGAATGTGAAAAAACGCCGACGCTCATTTTTGACGAAGTGGATACCGGCATCAGCGGACACGTGGCGAATGTGGTAGGCCAACTGCTCGCGACCCTTTCGCAGAACGCGCAAATTTTATGTATCACACACTTAGCCGCGGTTGCCGCCAAAGGCCAACATCATCTCTACGTGGAAAAAAACTCGACCGACAATACGACCCACTCGCACATTCGCGCCTTGTCGCGTGAAGAGCGTGTCGCTGAGCTGGCCTTTATGACAAGCGGTAAAAGTGATGACCAAACCGCTCGCGCACTGGCTGAAAAATTGCTAGCCTAA
- a CDS encoding NAD(+) kinase: MLRKIVPKTFNNVGLFGRVRRSETKETFKQVAGLLSNMGLSYCLDKALLEQVDFTPMAAASQADMAKSVDLAIVVGGDGSLLRATKAVVDHDVPLIGINRGRFGFLADIAPDKVAEILPAMLEGHYQEESRFLLELELPGDQSKQHALNDIVLMSGDTAHMTEFEVYVDGVFMCSEHSDGMIVATPTGSTAYALSGGGPIIHPASNAVVLVPMFSHTLNSRPVVLSADSEVRFKVGSGIDAKPCVSCDGERVASLSAGETIIIRRKSQKVRLLHPQGYEYFNNLGKKLNWGRRLIDTP, translated from the coding sequence ATGCTAAGAAAAATCGTGCCAAAAACATTCAACAACGTCGGTCTTTTTGGCCGAGTTCGTCGCTCTGAGACAAAGGAGACCTTTAAGCAAGTTGCAGGCTTATTGAGCAATATGGGCTTGTCGTATTGTCTAGACAAGGCTTTGCTCGAGCAAGTGGATTTCACGCCTATGGCGGCCGCTAGCCAAGCTGATATGGCCAAGTCTGTCGATTTGGCTATTGTCGTGGGCGGTGACGGTAGCCTGCTTCGTGCAACTAAAGCGGTGGTTGATCACGATGTGCCCCTCATTGGTATTAACCGCGGGCGCTTTGGTTTTTTGGCGGATATTGCGCCGGATAAAGTGGCCGAAATTCTGCCGGCCATGCTCGAGGGGCATTACCAAGAAGAATCGCGTTTTTTGTTGGAGCTTGAATTGCCCGGCGATCAATCAAAACAGCATGCGCTCAATGATATCGTCTTGATGTCGGGCGATACCGCCCACATGACGGAGTTTGAAGTTTACGTCGACGGTGTTTTCATGTGTTCAGAGCATTCTGATGGCATGATCGTCGCAACCCCCACGGGCTCAACGGCCTACGCCTTATCCGGCGGTGGGCCCATCATTCACCCTGCCTCGAATGCCGTGGTGCTTGTGCCGATGTTTTCACATACCTTGAATAGTCGCCCTGTTGTCTTGAGTGCCGACAGTGAGGTGAGGTTCAAGGTGGGCAGCGGTATCGATGCCAAGCCTTGCGTGAGCTGTGACGGTGAGCGTGTGGCAAGCTTGAGCGCGGGTGAGACGATCATCATCCGCCGAAAAAGCCAAAAAGTTAGGTTGTTGCACCCGCAAGGCTATGAATATTTCAACAATCTCGGTAAAAAATTAAACTGGGGTCGGCGATTAATTGACACGCCCTAG
- a CDS encoding transcription elongation factor GreA has translation MEKFPMTVDGHKALEIELKQLKSVERPKVVAAIAEARAHGDLKENAEYHAARERQGFLEGRIADIEAKLSRAQVIDISTLPKVGKVVFGVTVEIMDCNTEVTKVYQIVGEDEADIEKAKVSYKAPIARALIGKEKGDVVEFKAPGGVIEYEIVSVSYLL, from the coding sequence ATGGAAAAATTTCCTATGACCGTTGACGGTCACAAGGCGCTAGAAATTGAATTGAAACAATTAAAGTCGGTGGAGCGCCCTAAAGTGGTCGCAGCCATTGCCGAAGCCCGCGCACACGGCGATTTAAAAGAAAACGCGGAATACCACGCGGCACGTGAGCGTCAAGGTTTTTTGGAAGGCCGTATTGCAGACATCGAAGCCAAGCTTTCTCGCGCCCAAGTCATTGATATCAGTACGTTGCCGAAAGTCGGTAAAGTCGTGTTTGGCGTGACCGTGGAAATCATGGACTGCAACACCGAAGTGACCAAGGTGTATCAAATTGTCGGCGAAGACGAAGCCGATATTGAAAAAGCTAAAGTTTCTTACAAAGCCCCGATTGCTCGCGCTTTGATTGGTAAAGAAAAAGGCGATGTGGTGGAGTTTAAAGCGCCTGGCGGCGTGATCGAATACGAAATCGTTTCGGTAAGTTATTTGTTGTAA
- a CDS encoding molecular chaperone DnaK yields MAVIGIDLGTTNSCVAIMEGKDLKVIENAEGRRTTPSIIAYTDDGETLVGEPAKRQAVTNPTNTLYAIKRLIGRRFEDSVVQKDIDMVPYKIAKADNGDAWVEVKGKKQAPPQISAEVLKKMKKTAEDYLGHEVTEAVITVPAYFNDSQRQATKDAGKIAGLDVKRIINEPTAAALAYGMDKKKGDQTIAVYDLGGGTFDVSIIEIAEVDGEHQFEVLATNGDTFLGGEDFDARLIDYLIEEFKKDSGFDLRKDPLALQRLKEAAEKAKIELSSAQQTDVNLPYITADASGPKHLNIKVTRAKLESLVEDLITRTIEPCKVALKDAGLSMSDISDVILVGGQTRMPKVQEAVKDFFGKEARRDVNPDEAVAMGAAIQGGVLSGAVKDVLLLDVTPLSLGIETLGGVMTPLIEKNTTIPTKAQQVFSTAEDNQTAVTIHVLQGERKMATQNKSLGRFDLSDIPPTSRGMPQIEVTFDIDANGILHVSAKDKATGKEQKIKIQASSGLSDAEIEKMVKDAEAHADEDKKFEDLIKARNQADNMIHAVEKSTKEMGDKLEASEKESIDAAIADLKEALKGNDKDAIEQKTHALTEASSKMAEKMYAQQGGAEGQAQGGEQASGDETKDDAVDAEFEEVKDDEKKDEK; encoded by the coding sequence ATGGCTGTTATTGGTATTGACTTAGGCACCACGAATTCCTGTGTGGCGATTATGGAAGGCAAAGACCTTAAAGTGATTGAAAACGCGGAAGGTCGTCGTACGACCCCGTCGATCATTGCCTACACAGATGATGGTGAAACATTGGTCGGCGAACCGGCGAAACGCCAGGCGGTGACCAACCCCACAAACACATTATACGCGATCAAGCGTTTGATCGGCCGTCGTTTTGAAGATTCCGTCGTTCAAAAAGACATCGACATGGTGCCGTATAAGATTGCAAAAGCAGACAATGGCGATGCTTGGGTGGAAGTGAAGGGCAAAAAGCAAGCGCCTCCTCAAATTTCAGCCGAAGTCTTAAAGAAAATGAAAAAGACAGCGGAAGATTATTTGGGCCATGAAGTGACAGAGGCGGTGATTACCGTGCCGGCCTACTTCAATGACTCTCAGCGCCAAGCCACGAAAGACGCGGGTAAAATCGCAGGCTTAGATGTAAAACGTATTATCAACGAACCCACCGCTGCAGCGCTAGCTTATGGCATGGATAAAAAGAAAGGCGATCAAACCATCGCGGTCTATGACTTGGGTGGCGGTACGTTTGACGTGTCGATCATTGAAATCGCTGAAGTGGATGGCGAGCACCAGTTTGAAGTGTTGGCCACTAACGGTGATACTTTCCTAGGCGGTGAAGATTTTGACGCGCGCTTGATCGACTACTTGATCGAAGAGTTCAAGAAAGACAGTGGTTTTGATTTGCGTAAAGATCCTTTGGCGCTTCAACGTTTGAAAGAAGCGGCCGAAAAAGCAAAAATTGAGCTTTCTTCTGCGCAGCAAACGGACGTGAACTTGCCGTACATCACAGCGGATGCCTCAGGCCCTAAACATTTAAATATCAAAGTCACTCGCGCTAAGCTTGAGTCTTTGGTTGAAGATTTAATCACGCGCACGATTGAACCATGCAAAGTGGCGTTGAAAGATGCCGGTTTAAGCATGTCTGACATTTCTGATGTGATTTTGGTCGGTGGCCAAACCCGTATGCCGAAAGTACAAGAAGCGGTGAAAGATTTTTTTGGTAAAGAAGCGCGCCGTGATGTGAACCCGGACGAAGCCGTGGCTATGGGTGCTGCGATTCAAGGGGGTGTCTTGTCAGGTGCGGTGAAAGACGTTTTATTGTTAGACGTCACACCGTTGTCATTGGGTATTGAAACCTTGGGCGGCGTGATGACACCACTCATCGAAAAAAACACAACGATTCCAACCAAAGCGCAACAAGTGTTTTCAACAGCAGAAGATAACCAAACCGCCGTGACCATTCATGTCTTGCAAGGTGAGCGCAAAATGGCAACGCAGAATAAATCACTGGGTCGTTTTGATTTAAGTGATATCCCACCAACTTCACGCGGCATGCCGCAAATCGAAGTGACCTTCGATATCGATGCGAATGGTATTTTGCACGTGTCGGCGAAAGACAAAGCCACAGGCAAAGAACAGAAGATCAAAATCCAAGCGTCTAGCGGTTTATCGGATGCTGAAATCGAAAAAATGGTGAAAGATGCCGAAGCGCATGCTGATGAAGATAAAAAGTTTGAAGACTTAATCAAGGCGCGCAACCAAGCGGACAACATGATCCATGCGGTTGAAAAATCGACGAAGGAGATGGGCGACAAGCTTGAAGCGTCTGAAAAAGAAAGCATTGATGCGGCGATTGCAGATTTGAAAGAAGCCTTAAAAGGCAACGACAAGGATGCGATCGAACAAAAAACGCATGCCTTAACGGAAGCTTCATCGAAAATGGCAGAAAAAATGTACGCACAACAAGGCGGCGCTGAAGGTCAAGCGCAGGGTGGCGAACAAGCCTCTGGTGATGAGACCAAAGACGACGCGGTGGATGCGGAGTTTGAAGAAGTCAAAGACGACGAGAAAAAAGACGAGAAGTAA
- the dnaJ gene encoding molecular chaperone DnaJ: protein MSQRDYYEILGVNKNASEQDIKKAYRRMAMKYHPDRNAQNPEAEAKFKEVKEAYEILSDAQKRSAYDQFGHAGVNGQSAGGGYGGGAGGFNFGDIFEDIFGGFGGGGARGGRSRAQPGADLRYSLEITLDQAVHGDTVQIKVPTYVGCGDCGGSGAKKGSKPETCQDCHGTGHIQMQQGFLAVQQICPTCRGAGQTIKDPCTSCHGQGRVRKEKTLSVKIPAGMDNGDRIRLSGEGEAGLNGGPTGDLYVETYVKKHDVFERDGNHLYCDVPISFKMAVLGGEIEVPTLEGRVKLKVPAGTQSGKLFRLRGKGVKSVRSYSVGDLMCRVMVETPVNLTAEQKALLEQLDESFAKGGDKHNPYAQGWFKKVKRFFEGKQ, encoded by the coding sequence ATGTCTCAACGCGACTACTACGAAATTTTAGGCGTCAACAAAAACGCCAGCGAACAAGACATTAAAAAAGCGTATCGTCGCATGGCGATGAAATACCATCCCGATCGCAATGCACAAAACCCAGAAGCTGAAGCCAAGTTTAAAGAAGTCAAAGAAGCGTATGAGATTTTATCTGATGCGCAAAAGCGATCGGCCTACGATCAATTTGGTCATGCGGGTGTTAATGGTCAAAGTGCTGGTGGCGGTTACGGCGGTGGCGCGGGCGGCTTTAATTTTGGCGATATTTTTGAAGATATCTTCGGTGGTTTTGGCGGTGGCGGTGCTCGTGGTGGCAGAAGCCGCGCCCAACCGGGCGCTGATTTGCGCTACTCCTTAGAGATCACCTTAGATCAAGCGGTGCATGGTGATACCGTGCAAATCAAAGTACCCACCTATGTGGGCTGTGGCGATTGCGGCGGCAGCGGCGCGAAAAAAGGTTCCAAACCTGAAACGTGCCAAGACTGTCATGGCACAGGCCATATTCAAATGCAGCAAGGTTTTTTAGCGGTTCAACAAATCTGCCCGACCTGTCGTGGCGCAGGTCAAACGATAAAAGACCCGTGCACCAGTTGCCATGGTCAAGGCCGTGTGCGCAAAGAAAAAACCTTATCGGTCAAAATCCCAGCCGGTATGGACAATGGCGATCGCATTCGTTTATCCGGTGAAGGTGAAGCGGGTTTAAACGGCGGACCGACGGGCGATCTTTACGTTGAAACCTATGTAAAAAAACATGATGTGTTTGAGCGTGACGGTAATCACTTGTATTGCGATGTGCCGATCAGTTTCAAAATGGCCGTGCTCGGTGGTGAGATTGAAGTGCCAACCTTAGAAGGCCGTGTTAAACTTAAAGTGCCTGCCGGCACACAGTCTGGCAAGCTTTTTCGCTTGCGTGGTAAAGGGGTAAAATCGGTGCGTTCCTATTCGGTGGGTGACTTGATGTGCCGAGTGATGGTCGAAACGCCGGTGAACTTAACGGCAGAACAAAAAGCCTTGCTAGAACAACTCGACGAAAGCTTCGCCAAAGGTGGTGATAAACACAATCCGTATGCGCAAGGCTGGTTTAAAAAAGTGAAACGATTTTTTGAAGGAAAACAATGA
- a CDS encoding EamA family transporter: protein MKTHDARQEPTTLRVKLALCVTIVLWASAFVGIRAALHGGYHPQSLALLRYIVGSLVTVPFYFKLPTRTAIAAKDLPALLFLGLLGFTFYNLCLNAGEITVSAGISAFMVGLVPLISLIIAFVFLKERLKRAAFMGVAISLVGLLSMAMAEHHAHANVRGIVLLFGAAMSMALYSTLQKPVLKRIHGLQFVCLAMWLGTLPLLCFLPITWHDVSHVPLSATLWVVYLGIFPGVVSYALWSYVLMHLPACKTVMAMYAMPIVATFLGWVLLGELPPVMALVGGVLAVLGAFLARR from the coding sequence ATGAAAACCCATGATGCCCGACAAGAACCGACCACGCTGCGCGTCAAGCTCGCACTGTGTGTCACTATTGTGTTATGGGCTTCGGCCTTCGTGGGGATTCGTGCGGCTTTGCACGGCGGTTACCACCCACAAAGTTTGGCCTTGCTTCGCTATATTGTTGGCTCTTTGGTCACAGTGCCCTTTTATTTTAAGTTACCTACACGCACAGCCATTGCAGCAAAAGATTTGCCAGCCTTACTGTTTTTGGGCTTGCTCGGTTTTACTTTTTATAACTTGTGTTTAAATGCGGGGGAGATCACGGTCTCAGCCGGTATTTCTGCGTTTATGGTGGGCCTTGTGCCACTCATTTCTTTGATCATTGCCTTTGTGTTTCTAAAAGAGCGCTTAAAACGCGCAGCGTTTATGGGTGTGGCGATCAGCCTTGTGGGCTTGCTGAGCATGGCCATGGCCGAACATCATGCGCATGCGAACGTGCGTGGAATCGTGTTGCTCTTTGGTGCTGCTATGAGCATGGCGCTGTATTCAACGCTACAAAAACCGGTGTTAAAGCGCATTCACGGTTTGCAGTTTGTGTGCTTGGCCATGTGGTTGGGTACCTTGCCCTTGCTGTGTTTTCTACCGATCACTTGGCATGACGTGTCACATGTTCCCTTAAGCGCGACTTTGTGGGTCGTCTATCTCGGGATTTTTCCAGGCGTGGTGTCCTATGCGTTGTGGAGCTATGTGCTCATGCATTTACCGGCGTGTAAGACGGTGATGGCGATGTACGCCATGCCAATTGTCGCGACGTTTTTAGGCTGGGTGTTGCTGGGCGAATTGCCGCCAGTGATGGCCTTAGTCGGCGGTGTTTTAGCTGTGCTGGGTGCCTTTCTCGCTCGCCGCTAA
- a CDS encoding glycosyltransferase, which produces MTQKKLTILLPNYKTPKLVKLCLHLLKKYTDMSQVHVIVIDNDSQDESLDYLRGLDWIELIERKSQPNEAGELSHRRALDLGLERVRTPYFISIHTDTLITHPDWLSVLLNEVEGKPGVGGVGSWKLEAKPAWKNALKTLEGAVQQLFSRISGKQHRIVGKDGNYYFLRSHCALYRKDLFDQLNLRFSDGDECAGKLVHKALVDAGFKMVFLPSDYLGRYMDHLNHATLILNPEREGLKTASAKDYRKMQRKLKALQADAILADNSLD; this is translated from the coding sequence ATGACACAGAAAAAGCTCACCATCCTTCTGCCGAATTACAAAACCCCAAAGCTTGTCAAACTTTGCCTGCACCTGTTAAAAAAATACACGGACATGAGCCAAGTGCATGTCATCGTGATCGACAACGATTCTCAAGATGAATCCTTAGACTATTTGCGTGGGCTGGATTGGATCGAGCTCATCGAGCGAAAATCTCAGCCTAATGAGGCAGGCGAGCTTTCGCATCGACGCGCATTGGACTTGGGTCTTGAACGCGTGCGCACGCCCTATTTTATTTCCATCCATACCGATACTTTAATAACGCATCCCGATTGGTTGTCGGTTTTACTTAATGAAGTTGAAGGCAAGCCCGGTGTTGGGGGCGTGGGTTCTTGGAAGCTTGAGGCCAAGCCTGCTTGGAAAAATGCCTTGAAAACACTCGAAGGGGCGGTGCAGCAACTGTTTTCGCGCATCAGCGGCAAGCAGCATCGCATTGTGGGCAAAGATGGCAATTATTATTTCTTGCGCAGCCACTGTGCATTGTATCGTAAAGACTTGTTTGACCAACTCAATTTGCGCTTTAGCGATGGCGATGAATGTGCGGGCAAATTGGTGCATAAAGCCTTGGTGGATGCCGGCTTTAAGATGGTGTTTTTGCCCTCAGACTACTTGGGCCGTTACATGGATCACTTAAATCATGCGACCTTGATTTTAAACCCCGAACGCGAGGGCTTAAAAACCGCCAGCGCCAAGGATTACCGAAAAATGCAGCGAAAACTCAAAGCACTCCAGGCCGATGCCATTTTGGCGGATAACAGCCTCGACTAA